The following are from one region of the Fusarium keratoplasticum isolate Fu6.1 chromosome 4, whole genome shotgun sequence genome:
- a CDS encoding MFS domain-containing protein, giving the protein MIGNNPETADVEKTSMDAGHRVLVPDAANRRIRQAFDRRVLPIICCLYILSYLDRGNIGNAKTAGAQHDLNLDSSQWAWVLNSFYIAYILFEWTTMFWKIFPAHIYVAILCVGWGAAAMCSGAARNMSHLIVTRVFLGIFEATFGAGAPFFLSCIYKRGELGLRMSILLGMSPLANTFASSLAYGITHIRGSLEPWRLLFIIEGAPTVLFAPVVYFFLIDSPATAKFLTDQEKTFAIERLQVRDNTSRGTVSWKQIVAGMLDYKNYIHAIIHFCCNFSFAALSNFLPTIINSIGYDSITAQGLTAPVYLAAFLLCILSAFASDKYGNRGFIVAGFAAMGATGYGILAGMEKAALRYLGVWFSACGIFPALAINITWLLNNQGGDSKKGAGLAISLILGQCSSLISSTVFPSEDAPLFRTGCAIGCGMSGVIVLLSLGMHFALARENRRKDELYGPVDSDVQVDVSEEGDYDRHFRYFT; this is encoded by the exons ATGATCGGCAATAACCCCGAGACCGCCGACGTTGAGAAGACGTCGATGGATGCTGGCCATCGCGTTCTCGTTCCAGATGCTGCAAATCGTCGGATCAGACAGGCG TTCGATCGCCGAGTCCTGCCCATCATCTGCTGTCTCTATATCCTCTCCTATCTCGACCGTGGTAATATTGGCAACGCCAAAACCGCCGGGGCACAACATGATCTCAATCTCGACTCCTCGCAATGGGCTTGGGTACTTAACTCGTTTTACATCGCTTACATTCTCTTTGAATGGACAACCATGTTTTGGAAAATCTTCCCTGCACATATTTATGTTGCGATTCTCTGTGTTGG CTGgggtgctgctgccatgTGTTCGGGCGCGGCTCGAAATATGTCCCACTTGATCGTCACCCGTGTTTTCTTAGGGATCTTCGAGGCAACCTTTGGTGCTGGCGCCCCTTTTTTTCTATCATGCATCTACAAACGAGGCGAGCTCGGTCTTCGAATGTCGATCCTGCTAGGCATGTCGCCGCTCGCCAATACCTTCGCCTCAAGTTTAGCATATGGCATTACCCATATTCGAGGATCTTTGGAGCCATGGAGGCTCTTGTTCATCATTG AGGGCGCCCCTACTGTCCTATTTGCGCCGGTTGtctacttcttcttgatTGACTCTCCGGCCACTGCCAAGTTCCTCACCGACCAAGAGAAGACATTTGCTATCGAACGCCTACAAGTCCGCGACAACACATCACGAGGCACCGTCAGCTGGAAGCAAATCGTCGCTGGGATGCTGGATTATAAGAACTATATTCACGCTATTATTCATTTCTGCTGCAATTTTTCCTTTGCAGCTCTATCCAACTTTCTTCCTACTATCATTAACAGCATAGGATATGACTCCATTACAGCTCAGGGCTTGACAGCACCTGTGTACTTGGCTGCATTTCTTCTTTGCATTCTTTCAGCATTTGCCTCTGATAAGTACGGGAACCGCGGGTTTATTGTTGCTGGGTTTGCAGCCATGGGTGCGACTGGTTACGGCATCCTAGCTGGcatggagaaggcggcgCTCAGGTATCTCGGAGTGTGGTTCTCTGCGTGTGGCATCTTTCCGGCgctcgccatcaacatcacctGGCTGCTCAACAATCAAGGCGGAGACTCGAAGAAAGGCGCCGGTCTTGCCATTTCACTAATCCTTGGGCAATGCTCATCCCTCATTAGCAGCACAGTCTTCCCATCCGAAGACGC GCCCCTCTTTAGGACAGGATGTGCCATCGGCTGCGGCATGAGCGGTGTCATAGTGCTTCTGTCGCTAGGCATGCACTTCGCTCTGGCAAGAGAGAATAGGCGTAAAGATGAACTATATGGGCCGGTGGATTCTGATGTACAAGTGGATGTCTCTGAGGAGGGGGATTATGACCGTCACTTTCGATATTTCACGTGA
- a CDS encoding Carboxylic ester hydrolase, with product MWQPWAFLVAALLITPSGADRYTPPLGRARNGSYHGIYNQHYGVETFLGIPFAQPPVAGLRLRQPQSLNSSWHGVRNATAYGDSCVGYGDDTELVSDGHVSEDCLTLNIIRPAGTVACSNLPVLVWIYGGGFIAGTSRDQRYNMTFIVEHSLRMGRPIMAVSINYRLAGYGFLYSDEIVKAGLANLGLRDQRMALHWIQENIAGFGGDPDKVTIWGESAGAMSVGYQLRAFNGRDDKLFHRAMADSGAIVGLFARTTPEGITNVYKNVTRTVGCDASTDQLQCLRAVPADKFKDAIGASLSVASAYRPLVDGDIVAASGIKQMKEGAFVKVPLIAGDNTDEGTGFSPFGINTEAELRSYLGTYEFSEQDISALLALYPADSTDLVLHNLEPWNATIGAQWSRVSSIIGDLMFIAPTYFSTRAWVKASDAPLYHYRYDVTPNGVPNVWSATHFMEVPFFFHNTEGTGFPGKSPPWLGPNPLDNLPQAASTLTDTMCAMLVSFVHTGNPNTISGTSVKWPRFTAHEKKRILFASNFTTHVETDTTRTRQHEFIVSKFEGPSYPWNQMRLV from the exons ATGTGGCAACCCTGGGCTTTTTTGGTTGCTGCGCTTCTAATCACACCATCTGGTGCGGATAGATATACTCCACCGTTGGGAAGAGCTCGTAACGGATCGTACCATGGCATTTACAACCAACATTACGGCGTGGAAACCTTTCTTGGGATCCCGTTTGCCCAGCCTCCGGTGGCCGGCTTGCGCCTGCGACAGCCTCAAAGCCTCAATTCTTCTTGGCATGGCGTGCGCAATGCAACCGCGTATGGAGACTCATGTGTTGGGTATGGCGACGACACGGAGCTTGTCTCAGATGGTCATGTTAGTGAGGATTGCCTGACACTCAACATCATCCGCCCTGCTGGAACTGTTGCCTGCTCTAACCTGCCGGTGCTTGTATGGATCTACGG AGGCGGGTTCATCGCTGGTACAAGCCGTGACCAGCGTTATAACATGACCTTTATTGTTGAACATTCTCTTCGTATGGGGAGGCCTATCATGGCGGTCAGTATCAACTACCGCCTAGCAGGGTATGGCTTTCTCTACTCAGACGAGATTGTCAAAGCCGGGCTTGCCAACCTGGGCTTGAGAGATCAAAG GATGGCTCTCCACTGGATTCAGGAGAATATTGCGGGCTTTGGGGGCGACCCTGACAAAGTCACCATCTGGGGAGAGAGCGC TGGCGCAATGTCAGTGGGCTACCAACTGCGTGCCTTCAATGGCAGAGATGACAAACTGTTCCATCGTGCCATGGCAGACTCTGGTGCTATCGTGGGGTTATTCGCAAGAACTACCCCAGAAG GAATCACCAATGTCTACAAGAACGTCACAAGAACAGTCGGCTGCGATGCATCGACCGATCAGTTGCAGTGCCTTCGAGCTGTTCCGGCAGACAAGTTCAAAGATGCCATAGGAGCTTCTTTAAGTGTAGCTTCTGCCTACCGACCACTAGTTGACGGCGATATTGTCGCAGCATCCGGAATCAAGCAGATGAAAGAGGGTGCTTTTGTCAAAGTGCCATTAATCGCTGGAGACAACACAGACGAGGGAACCGGTTTTTCCCCCTTTGGCATCAACACCGAAGCCGAACTGAGATCATACCTTGGCACGTATGAGTTCTCGGAGCAGGATATTTCAGCTCTCCTAGCCTTGTACCCTGCTGACTCTACGGACCTGGTCCTTCACAACCTGGAGCCCTGGAATGCAACCATTGGAGCACAGTGGTCCCGTGTGTCGTCCATCATTGGTGACTTGATGTTTATCGCGCCCACGTACTTCTCCACCCGAGCCTGGGTCAAGGCCTCGGATGCACCACTCTACCATTATCGATACGATGTAACACCAAATGGGGTCCCCAATGTCTGGTCTGCTACTCATTTCATGGAGGTCCCGTTCTTCTTCCACAATACAGAGGGGACAGGCTTCCCTGGCAAGTCGCCACCTTGGCTTGGGCCGAATCCCTTGGACAACCTGCCCCAAGCCGCCTCAACATTGACCGACACCATGTGCGCAATGCTGGTATCATTTGTTCACACTGGCAACCCGAACACCATTTCAG GCACCTCGGTCAAATGGCCGCGCTTTACAGCCcatgagaagaagaggattcTATTTGCTAGCAACTTCACGACCCATGTCGAAACTGATACAACCAGGACCCGTCAACATGAGTTTATCGTGAGCAAGTTTGAGGGACCGAGTTACCCTTGGAATCAAATGCGTCTGGTATAG
- a CDS encoding NmrA domain-containing protein has product MGNIKVAVAGATGETGSSIVRGLITSTTNRFQITALVRPSSLSKPEALELKEMGVKVVGADLTGPAEDLKAILTDMDVVISAVNATAVLNEIPLINAAKSAGVGRYVPCFFATVVPPNGILRLRDVKEVVLNHIKKVYLPYTAIDVGWWYQIALPRVPSGRLDKALAMPAEYIPGDGNTPSAMTDVKDIGRYVARIIADPQTLNRMVFAYTELHTTNQVYGIVEKQSGETIERKYMHEDKIKAGAAAAQRSNTIPGSLENVSESQFQYWNSWGIRGDNTPEFAKYLGYLLAKELYPDLEGRTLEAYVKDALDGKEQAAWQQAGAIYIRNTTTVDEK; this is encoded by the exons ATGGGCAACATCAAAGTTGCCGTAGCCGGCGCAACAGGCGAGACTGGCTCATCCATTGTCCGAGGATTGATTACATCGACCACCAACAGATTT CAAATTACCGCTCTTGTTAGGCCATCGTCGCTCTCCAAGCCAGAGGCTCTTGAGCTGAAAGAGATGGGTGTCAAGGTCGTAGGAGCGGACCTCACTGGACCTGCGGAAGatctcaaggccatcctAACGGATATGGACGTGGTAATCTCGGCTGTCAACGCAACCGCCGTCTTGAATGAAATACCACTTATCAATGCGGCGAAATCCGCCGGCGTGGGACGTTATGTCCCTTGCTTCTTCGCCACCGTTGTCCCGCCAAACGGAATTCTGAGACTCAGGGATGTG AAAGAAGTGGTCTTGAATCATATCAAAAAGGTGTATCTGCCCTACACCGCCATTGATGTTGGCTGGTGGTACCAAATTGCACTCCCTCGGGTGCCATCTGGACGCCTTGATAAGGCACTCGCGATGCCCGCAGAGTATATTCCTGGTGATGGAAATACTCCATCTGCTATGACCGATGTGAAGGATATTGGCCGCTATGTAGCCCGCATTATTGCTGATCCGCAAACTTTGAACCGGATGGTATTTGCATATACCGAGCTGCACACGACGAATCAGGTCTATGGCATAGTGGAGAAGCAGAGTGGCGAGACAATTGAGCGAAAATAC ATGCACGAAGATAAGATCAAAGCCGGAGCGGCTGCGGCGCAACGGTCCAACACCATCCCAGGATCTCTCGAGAATGTCTCGGAATCGCAGTTTCAGTATTGGAACAGCTGGGGTATCCGCGGTGATAACACCCCCGAATTTGCCAAGTATCTTGGATACCTCCTAGCCAAAGAGTTATATCCGGACCTCGAGGGCCGCACTCTTGAGGCTTACGTGAAGGACGCGCTAGATGGGAAAGAACAAGCTGCTTGGCAGCAGGCAGGGGCCATTTACATCAgaaacaccaccaccgtcgACGAGAAGTGA
- a CDS encoding MOSC domain-containing protein, with amino-acid sequence MSMRVEAIYTYPIKSLRGVSLSSINAKPTGFAYDRHFMLWDVNKKENLHIGLRPALCLFATRLTPEDGPRSIEVEYGLNHVFDQPSEHVDPSPLSVPLEPDVKKLPRVTVTMHFSPCSAYDMGSKYNDWFTHRLGYPVKLLYIGDHRRKVLGNMGEGVAYRTTKPVHISLAIIPVALTLGYSFYSKGKAGSTPSTNTGILILASFVVLVQQLRRWICTAGPSITFADLAAYLIISTKSYQDVNERLPDDEEMDITKFRANIVVSGANEAYEEDFWSQLRIGGNTTMKLTQNCARCSSLNVDYATGKAGKTEAGKVLKKLSKNRRVDPGTKWSPIFGRYGFLASASTKAEVVVISVGDEVEVTGRNLERTITEYPKS; translated from the exons ATGTCCATGCGTGTTGAGGCG ATTTATACGTATCCGATCAAATCTCTTAGAGGTGTATCACTTTCTTCAATAAATGCCAAGCCCACTGGGTTCGCATACGACCGTCACTTCATGCTCTGGGAtgtcaacaagaaggagaacctCCACATTGGACTTCGTCCcgccctctgcctcttcgCTACCCGACTGACCCCTGAGGACGGCCCCCGAAGCATAGAGGTTGAATATGGCCTGAATCATGTCTTTGACCAACCCTCTGAGCATGTTGACCCGTCTCCCCTATCAGTACCCCTGGAGCCGGATGTCAAGAAGTTGCCGCGAGTCACTGTGACGATGCACTTCAGTCCGTGCTCAGCATACGATATGGGAAGCAAGTATAACGACTGGTTCACCCATCGACTGGGATACCCTGTTAAACTGCTCTACATAGGAGACCATCGCAGGAAGGTCTTGGGGAACATGGGCGAAGGAGTAGCCTACAGGACGACCAAACCGGTTCATATCTCGCTGGCCATCATTCCAGTGGCCCTGACGCTTGGGTACTCTTTCTATTCCAAGGGCAAAGCAGGCAGTACCCCTTCAACAAACACAGGTATCCTGATTCTTGCCAgcttcgtcgtcctcgtgCAGCAACTAAGACGCTGGATATGCACAGCAGGGCCATCGATCACATTCGCGGACCTTGCTGCATATCTCATCATCAGTACCAAGAGCTATCAGGACGTCAATGAAAGGCTGcccgacgatgaggagatggACATTACCAAGTTCCGAGCCAACATCGTTGTGTCGGGAGCCAACGAAGCCTACGAAGAAGACTTTTGGTCTCAACTGCGAATTGGCGGCAACACCACCATGAAACTGACCCAAAACTGCGCCAGGTGTAGTAGTCTCAACGTTGACTACGCCACGGGCAAGGCTGGAAAGACTGAAGCCGGCAAGGTCTTGAAGAAACTAAGTAAAAACAGGAGGGTTGATCCGGGAACGAAGTGGAGCCCGATCTTTGGGAGATATGGGTTTCTCgcatcggcctcgacgaaAGCTGAAGTAGTTGTCATCAGTGTtggagacgaggttgaggtgaCGGGGCGCAATTTGGAACGCACCATCACAG AGTATCCCAAGTCTTAA